In Prochlorococcus marinus str. MIT 1214, one DNA window encodes the following:
- a CDS encoding trans-sulfuration enzyme family protein, whose translation MGSVKREQEFSTGVNTRVIHPKENFSEETGSIMPPIFPTSTFVHGNEGGFDYTRSGNPNFRILESVLSDLEECKFASVFSSGVAAITAIVSSLKAGDLILCEENLYGCTVRLFEQVFNRFGLKTQWIDFTKPNFQKVISNHKPAMIWIESPTNPLLKILDIEAICNFSNKMKIPVVVDNTFATPLLQRPLKLGATLSLTSTTKYINGHSDALGGAVCTESTVWRDKLNFAQKALGLNPSPFDCWLITRGIKTLPLRLEKQINNASKIANQLASNPAIKSVQYPFRSDHPQCKLAQRQMTLGGAIVTATINATQAQTYSFCKSLHYFKMAESLGGIESLVCHPATMTHASVPKETKLKIGITDSLIRFSIGCEDIKDLSADLNQALGNIS comes from the coding sequence ATGGGATCAGTAAAAAGAGAACAGGAGTTCAGCACTGGCGTAAACACAAGAGTCATTCATCCAAAAGAAAATTTTTCTGAAGAGACTGGATCAATAATGCCTCCAATCTTCCCAACATCAACTTTCGTTCATGGCAATGAGGGTGGCTTTGACTACACTCGTTCAGGAAATCCAAATTTTCGAATTCTTGAATCAGTCTTATCTGACCTGGAAGAATGTAAGTTCGCAAGTGTATTTAGTTCTGGAGTAGCAGCAATTACAGCGATAGTTTCCTCTCTTAAAGCTGGAGACTTAATCCTTTGTGAGGAGAACCTTTATGGATGTACGGTGAGATTATTTGAACAAGTTTTCAATCGTTTTGGATTAAAAACTCAATGGATAGACTTTACCAAGCCCAATTTTCAAAAAGTCATTTCAAATCACAAACCTGCGATGATTTGGATCGAAAGTCCGACCAACCCCCTGCTTAAAATTCTTGATATTGAGGCGATTTGTAATTTCTCAAATAAAATGAAAATTCCTGTTGTTGTAGACAATACTTTTGCAACACCTCTTTTACAAAGACCTCTTAAACTTGGCGCGACCTTATCTTTAACTAGCACGACCAAGTATATCAATGGTCACTCAGACGCACTTGGAGGTGCGGTATGCACCGAGAGTACCGTATGGAGAGACAAACTAAATTTCGCCCAAAAAGCTCTTGGTTTAAATCCTTCACCTTTTGATTGCTGGCTTATTACCAGGGGGATAAAAACTCTTCCACTTCGCTTAGAAAAACAAATAAATAATGCATCTAAAATAGCTAATCAATTAGCCAGCAATCCAGCAATAAAATCAGTTCAATATCCCTTCAGGAGTGATCATCCACAGTGTAAATTAGCACAAAGGCAAATGACTCTGGGAGGAGCAATTGTTACTGCCACTATTAACGCTACTCAAGCCCAAACTTATTCATTTTGCAAAAGTCTTCATTACTTTAAGATGGCAGAAAGTCTCGGCGGAATTGAAAGCCTTGTTTGCCACCCAGCAACAATGACACACGCATCAGTTCCCAAAGAAACCAAATTAAAGATTGGAATTACTGATTCACTTATTCGATTTTCCATCGGATGTGAAGATATTAAGGACTTGAGTGCTGATTTAAATCAAGCCTTGGGAAACATCTCTTGA
- a CDS encoding PAP/fibrillin family protein, with product MSAISKLIEVLIHTPKSNQIVELIKLAENESSVDITKQIDLLTGVWELRWSTSNSPLLSYSPLLDNLQILEPKRSRGLNLLRPKGFAGKLFSTNILASLEIIDQKRINISLKKAGIIGPKLLDKKISFLSEIKKTQKGWLDTTVLSPDLRICKGYKGTTFALLKRNDLSLTEFFNA from the coding sequence ATGAGTGCGATATCAAAATTGATAGAAGTTCTTATACATACCCCTAAATCAAATCAGATCGTAGAGCTCATTAAACTAGCTGAAAACGAATCCTCTGTAGACATAACAAAGCAAATTGATCTGCTCACAGGTGTATGGGAACTTAGATGGAGTACTTCTAACTCACCTCTTTTAAGTTATTCACCGCTATTAGATAACTTACAGATACTTGAGCCAAAGAGAAGTAGAGGACTAAATTTATTAAGACCAAAAGGTTTTGCAGGAAAGCTATTTTCTACTAACATTCTTGCTAGCTTAGAAATTATTGATCAGAAACGTATAAACATTAGCTTAAAAAAAGCAGGAATAATAGGTCCAAAGTTACTAGATAAAAAGATTAGTTTCCTATCAGAAATAAAAAAGACTCAAAAAGGTTGGCTAGATACAACTGTATTATCTCCCGACTTACGTATATGCAAAGGTTACAAGGGTACAACTTTTGCTTTGTTAAAAAGAAATGATTTATCACTTACTGAGTTTTTTAATGCTTAG
- a CDS encoding high light inducible protein, translating to MTSSSSSSQVITEYGKQNIFGRETQPQLVEDYTSYPEEAEKTNGRWAMIGFFSLLVSYFTTGQIIPGIF from the coding sequence ATGACTTCTTCTTCTTCTTCTTCTCAGGTAATCACTGAGTACGGCAAGCAAAACATCTTTGGCCGTGAAACACAGCCCCAGCTTGTCGAAGACTACACAAGTTATCCAGAAGAAGCAGAAAAGACAAATGGTCGTTGGGCGATGATTGGCTTTTTTAGTCTTCTCGTTTCTTACTTTACAACTGGTCAAATCATTCCTGGAATCTTTTGA
- a CDS encoding high light inducible protein → MQPSNKTILERSIGRPAMMAFVLLTGIYLTTGQLIPGVV, encoded by the coding sequence ATGCAACCATCTAACAAAACAATTCTAGAAAGAAGCATCGGCAGACCAGCCATGATGGCCTTCGTTCTACTAACAGGTATTTACCTAACAACCGGTCAACTTATCCCAGGTGTCGTTTAA
- a CDS encoding high light inducible protein — MTTQNNNNRNIDPEKVTAERLNGYAALFGCIALVGAYATTGQIIPGFV, encoded by the coding sequence ATGACTACTCAAAATAACAACAACAGAAACATTGATCCTGAAAAGGTAACTGCAGAGAGACTTAACGGCTATGCAGCATTGTTTGGATGCATTGCTCTAGTCGGTGCCTATGCAACAACAGGTCAAATCATCCCAGGTTTCGTGTAA
- a CDS encoding high light inducible protein: MKNQTTETPRVEESKVFAERLNGLAASVGCLALIGAYLTTGQIIPGFV, encoded by the coding sequence ATGAAAAATCAAACCACTGAAACGCCAAGAGTAGAAGAAAGCAAAGTGTTTGCTGAACGACTCAATGGTTTAGCTGCCTCTGTTGGATGCTTAGCTCTCATTGGTGCATACTTAACAACAGGTCAAATCATTCCAGGTTTTGTGTAA
- a CDS encoding chlorophyll a/b-binding protein: MNKETNYWKTAEQMNGRLAMMGFFAAVINYGFTGWIVPGIV; this comes from the coding sequence ATGAATAAAGAAACGAACTACTGGAAAACAGCAGAGCAAATGAACGGTCGTCTAGCGATGATGGGCTTCTTTGCTGCAGTCATTAACTATGGATTCACAGGTTGGATTGTTCCTGGAATTGTTTAG
- a CDS encoding Photosystem I reaction center subunit IX, translated as MFKIFRTKWFKSAPVVATLWLSSTAVILIGVNYVAPDYLFMPMS; from the coding sequence ATGTTTAAAATCTTTCGTACAAAGTGGTTTAAGTCCGCGCCAGTAGTCGCGACACTATGGCTTTCTAGTACAGCAGTCATCCTCATTGGAGTTAATTATGTTGCTCCCGACTACCTATTCATGCCAATGAGTTAA
- a CDS encoding high light inducible protein, whose protein sequence is MNSGAERFNGLMAMIGIVAGIGAYATTGQFIPGIF, encoded by the coding sequence ATGAATTCTGGTGCTGAACGTTTTAATGGTTTGATGGCGATGATAGGCATCGTTGCTGGAATAGGCGCTTATGCAACAACTGGTCAATTCATCCCAGGTATTTTCTAG
- a CDS encoding tyrosine-type recombinase/integrase, with protein sequence MPKIVTKESEIDANPPLIEEGNWNLVVKTLKQMIKNRKTGRGPAKYSVKGKGVYFNQLFYRWCLICKNSGLRPNIKLNKLRWRDVKRENVGRWSKSKGETEDKRIAIIYIKDTKTGKQRAVPTNGVDSQLLEWRKEQKEYLSRYYQDQKIKDTDLIFGNPANEMKQFPYSMLNTIWIRMIELCGDELKPYVFSDRNYTPYSLRSTFICNLILQGKDIYDVAKLAGHSIAVCERYYAKLDMGRESKELTEIEYGIKGRRRTFKDSYLED encoded by the coding sequence ATGCCAAAGATAGTCACTAAAGAATCCGAAATAGACGCCAACCCGCCTCTCATAGAAGAAGGGAACTGGAATTTAGTAGTAAAGACTTTGAAGCAGATGATTAAAAACAGAAAGACAGGAAGAGGTCCCGCTAAGTATTCAGTAAAAGGTAAAGGTGTCTACTTCAATCAGTTGTTTTATCGATGGTGTTTAATTTGTAAAAACAGTGGCTTACGTCCAAACATTAAACTGAATAAGTTGAGATGGCGTGATGTCAAAAGGGAGAACGTAGGAAGATGGAGCAAGTCCAAAGGGGAAACAGAAGATAAACGGATCGCAATTATTTATATAAAAGATACTAAGACTGGGAAACAAAGAGCCGTACCCACAAATGGAGTGGATAGTCAACTACTTGAATGGAGGAAAGAACAAAAAGAGTACTTAAGTCGATACTATCAAGATCAAAAGATTAAAGATACAGATTTAATCTTTGGCAACCCAGCTAATGAGATGAAGCAATTTCCATACTCAATGTTAAATACAATATGGATAAGGATGATCGAACTATGTGGAGACGAATTGAAACCCTATGTCTTTAGCGATAGGAACTACACCCCATACAGCTTAAGAAGCACTTTCATTTGCAATTTGATTTTGCAAGGCAAGGATATTTATGACGTCGCTAAGCTTGCGGGTCATAGCATTGCAGTCTGCGAAAGGTATTACGCAAAGCTAGATATGGGTAGAGAATCGAAGGAGCTAACAGAAATTGAATATGGAATCAAAGGACGAAGAAGGACTTTTAAAGATAGCTATCTAGAGGATTAA
- the rpsD gene encoding 30S ribosomal protein S4: MSRYRGPRLRITRRLGDLPGLTRKAAKRSHPPGQHGQARRKRSEYAIRLEEKQKLRFNYGISERQLVRYVKKARAQEGSTGTNLLKLLENRLDNICFRLGFGPTIPGARQLVNHGHVTVNGRITDIASFQCKAGDVIAIRDSKASKQLAQANLEFPGLANVPPHLELDKTKLSAKISAKTDREWVAIEINELLVVEYYSRKV, from the coding sequence ATGTCTAGATACCGCGGACCTCGGCTGAGGATCACGCGTCGCTTGGGAGACCTTCCTGGTCTCACCCGGAAGGCCGCAAAAAGGTCCCATCCACCAGGTCAGCACGGCCAAGCCCGTCGCAAGCGCTCTGAATACGCGATCAGACTCGAAGAGAAGCAAAAACTTCGATTCAATTATGGAATCTCTGAACGCCAGCTTGTTCGCTATGTAAAGAAAGCTCGTGCTCAAGAGGGTTCCACTGGAACAAATCTCTTAAAGCTTTTGGAAAATAGGCTTGATAATATTTGTTTTAGACTTGGATTTGGACCCACTATCCCAGGGGCAAGGCAACTAGTAAACCACGGACATGTCACCGTTAATGGCCGGATCACTGACATTGCAAGTTTTCAATGCAAAGCTGGAGATGTTATCGCAATCCGAGATAGCAAAGCTTCTAAGCAATTGGCTCAAGCAAACTTAGAGTTTCCAGGTCTTGCGAATGTTCCTCCACACCTTGAGCTTGATAAAACTAAGCTTTCGGCAAAGATATCTGCAAAGACAGATAGGGAATGGGTTGCCATAGAAATCAATGAATTGTTAGTTGTTGAGTATTACTCAAGAAAAGTTTAG
- the yidD gene encoding membrane protein insertion efficiency factor YidD, producing the protein MLTKINRVIAFLFVGLISFYQKWISPLFGPSCRFIPSCSAYGIEAVNKHGPWRGGWLTLKRLSKCHPFTPCGCDPVPEK; encoded by the coding sequence ATGCTTACAAAGATCAATAGAGTTATTGCATTTCTCTTTGTTGGTTTAATTTCCTTTTATCAGAAGTGGATTTCGCCATTGTTTGGACCGAGTTGTAGATTTATCCCTAGTTGTAGTGCTTATGGGATAGAAGCTGTTAATAAGCATGGCCCTTGGAGAGGTGGTTGGCTGACTTTGAAAAGATTAAGCAAATGTCATCCTTTTACTCCTTGTGGGTGTGACCCCGTTCCTGAAAAATGA
- a CDS encoding glutaredoxin family protein, giving the protein MKSEVLILYSREGCCLCQTLEKKLSNICLKNLKPSMVLSIVDIDSKKVPLDIQMKYTNQVPVIVLDSTRLLKKIEFPRVSPRLKEDMLLSWIQKKLNILYKLS; this is encoded by the coding sequence ATGAAATCAGAAGTATTGATCTTATATTCACGAGAAGGATGCTGTTTGTGTCAAACACTTGAAAAGAAATTGTCTAATATATGTCTAAAAAATTTAAAACCTTCTATGGTACTTTCCATTGTCGATATAGATAGCAAAAAAGTGCCTTTAGATATTCAAATGAAGTATACAAATCAAGTTCCAGTAATAGTTCTTGACTCAACTAGATTATTAAAAAAAATTGAATTCCCTCGTGTTTCTCCACGTTTAAAGGAAGACATGCTTTTATCTTGGATACAAAAGAAATTGAATATTTTGTACAAATTATCTTAA
- a CDS encoding UDP-N-acetylmuramoyl-L-alanyl-D-glutamate--2,6-diaminopimelate ligase, which produces MSRYLHSLLKAIDLQVPPELANPEIKNLSCDSREIRKGDLFLGLEGSQVDGGAYWAKALKRGACAAIISKNASILNPPTNEDPVVIIPDPVSLFMGRLAADFWGNPSSEICLIGVTGTNGKTTTSFLIEYLTTSLDRPSALFGTLINRWPKHEETSQYTTTFAVPLQAQLSKAVQAGVEYAAMEVSSHALSQNRVAGCEFSGAIFTNLSRDHLDYHDSMESYFEAKASLFRSHLIEDDGPRSVVNIDDKWGAILAKELNKKCWTCSLKENSQTSEKPNLYISNLQVLQDGYKGKVHTPFGEGKFFSPLIGDFNLMNMLQAVGILVQRGLPLNDLLAALSKFPGVPGRMQSINMEGFKVKDGYPLVIVDYAHTPDGLQNALIASRSLTQKKLICVFGCGGNRDKGKRSKMGEVAAKLADYVVVTSDNPRKEDPSEIIKDIEKGITFDSEIFVEPERSIAIRLAIEKAKKNDVVLIAGKGHEDYQILKDQIIYFDDREQARKALSLKKLFI; this is translated from the coding sequence TTGTCGCGTTATTTACACTCTTTATTGAAAGCAATTGATCTTCAAGTCCCTCCGGAGTTAGCGAATCCAGAAATAAAAAATCTCTCATGTGATTCTAGAGAAATAAGAAAAGGTGATTTGTTCTTAGGCTTAGAAGGTTCACAAGTTGATGGAGGGGCCTATTGGGCAAAAGCACTTAAAAGAGGTGCCTGTGCGGCCATTATTAGTAAAAATGCTTCTATTTTAAATCCACCAACTAATGAAGACCCCGTAGTTATTATCCCGGATCCTGTATCATTATTTATGGGTAGATTAGCTGCAGATTTTTGGGGTAACCCCTCTAGTGAGATTTGTTTGATAGGTGTCACTGGCACAAATGGTAAAACGACTACATCATTTTTAATTGAATATTTGACTACTTCGCTTGACCGCCCATCCGCCTTGTTTGGAACATTAATTAATCGATGGCCTAAGCATGAGGAAACTTCACAATATACAACTACTTTTGCTGTCCCTCTGCAGGCACAACTTAGTAAGGCCGTTCAGGCAGGAGTTGAATATGCAGCAATGGAAGTCAGTTCTCATGCTTTGTCTCAGAATAGAGTTGCTGGCTGTGAGTTTAGTGGGGCAATATTTACAAATCTTTCAAGAGACCATTTGGATTATCACGATTCGATGGAATCTTATTTTGAGGCTAAAGCTAGTTTATTCCGATCACATCTAATAGAAGATGATGGTCCAAGATCAGTAGTTAATATAGACGATAAATGGGGCGCGATATTAGCAAAAGAGCTAAACAAAAAATGTTGGACATGCTCATTAAAAGAGAACTCTCAAACTAGCGAGAAACCAAATTTATATATTAGTAACCTTCAAGTTTTGCAAGATGGATACAAGGGAAAAGTGCATACGCCCTTCGGGGAGGGAAAATTTTTTTCACCACTAATAGGCGATTTTAATTTAATGAATATGTTGCAAGCAGTAGGAATTCTAGTTCAAAGGGGACTCCCATTAAATGATCTTTTGGCAGCTTTGAGCAAGTTCCCTGGAGTGCCAGGGAGAATGCAATCGATAAATATGGAAGGATTTAAAGTCAAAGACGGCTATCCACTAGTTATAGTAGATTACGCGCATACACCGGATGGTTTGCAAAATGCTTTAATCGCATCGAGATCATTGACCCAAAAAAAATTAATTTGTGTTTTTGGTTGTGGTGGTAATAGAGATAAAGGTAAAAGATCTAAGATGGGAGAAGTTGCTGCTAAGCTTGCAGATTATGTAGTTGTGACATCTGATAATCCTCGGAAAGAAGACCCAAGCGAGATTATTAAAGATATTGAAAAAGGTATAACTTTTGATTCTGAAATTTTTGTTGAGCCAGAGAGATCCATAGCAATTAGACTTGCCATAGAAAAAGCCAAGAAAAACGACGTTGTTTTAATCGCAGGGAAAGGTCATGAGGATTATCAAATTCTAAAAGATCAGATAATTTATTTTGATGATCGTGAACAAGCGAGAAAAGCACTATCCTTGAAAAAATTATTTATATAG
- a CDS encoding aminotransferase class V-fold PLP-dependent enzyme produces the protein MSPIFFKDNMPALQNKDYFNYGGQGPLPTQSLNAITSSWQTIQNLGPFTNNVWPYITKEVITTKNLIAEICAIHPRRIAFTENVTSGCILPLLGLPFSDGDNLLLSDCEHPGIVAACKELARKKNLTIAILPVSKLCNGNDKKDETYKEVLKLIDKYLQKNTKLVVLSHLLWNTGQIMPIKHISKRLKEHSSKPYLLVDAAQSFCHIPIKDACDNADIYAFTGHKWAYGPEGLGAVALSTRVLKESSPTLIGWKSLKAEEGIYVNNKTPFHSDGRRFEIATSCVPLLAGLRSSLIMLKDEGHETERFSKIKSLSSILWEKLNQIKNIELVLNSPPPSGIISFNIKGIDSPEEVVNYLGQENLWIRVLEDPKWLRACVHVTTDLKEIDNLVIGLKNFISSK, from the coding sequence ATGTCACCAATATTTTTCAAAGATAATATGCCCGCCCTACAAAATAAAGACTATTTTAATTATGGAGGTCAGGGCCCACTCCCAACTCAATCATTAAATGCAATAACTTCGAGCTGGCAAACAATTCAAAACTTAGGTCCATTCACAAATAATGTTTGGCCATACATTACAAAAGAAGTCATAACTACTAAAAATCTTATAGCAGAGATTTGCGCTATTCATCCTAGGAGAATTGCATTTACTGAAAATGTCACCTCCGGTTGTATCTTACCTTTACTAGGACTGCCTTTTTCTGATGGTGATAATTTATTACTTAGCGATTGTGAACATCCTGGGATAGTCGCAGCATGTAAAGAGTTGGCTCGAAAAAAAAATCTAACAATCGCCATCCTACCCGTATCAAAATTATGCAATGGTAACGACAAGAAAGATGAGACGTATAAAGAAGTACTTAAATTAATAGATAAATATCTACAAAAAAATACGAAGCTCGTTGTTCTCTCACATCTCCTTTGGAATACAGGACAAATCATGCCAATTAAACATATTTCAAAAAGACTTAAAGAGCATTCAAGTAAACCTTATTTATTAGTTGATGCTGCTCAAAGTTTTTGTCATATCCCAATTAAAGATGCTTGTGACAATGCGGACATCTATGCGTTTACAGGCCATAAATGGGCTTACGGGCCTGAGGGACTGGGGGCTGTTGCTCTTTCAACAAGAGTTCTAAAAGAATCAAGCCCAACATTAATTGGTTGGAAAAGCTTAAAAGCTGAAGAAGGGATATATGTCAATAATAAAACTCCTTTTCATTCTGATGGCAGACGCTTTGAGATAGCGACTTCTTGTGTCCCTCTTTTAGCTGGTCTCCGGAGCTCTCTAATAATGTTAAAAGATGAAGGTCATGAGACCGAGCGCTTTTCTAAAATTAAAAGCCTCAGCTCTATCCTGTGGGAGAAACTAAACCAAATCAAAAATATTGAACTTGTTTTAAACAGTCCTCCACCTTCAGGAATTATAAGTTTTAATATTAAAGGAATTGATTCCCCTGAAGAGGTTGTCAACTATCTTGGTCAAGAGAATTTATGGATAAGAGTTCTCGAAGATCCTAAATGGCTTCGTGCTTGCGTTCATGTCACTACAGATTTAAAAGAGATCGATAATCTTGTTATTGGTCTAAAAAATTTTATCTCGTCTAAGTAG
- the psbN gene encoding photosystem II reaction center protein PsbN: protein METSTTDPTLLMLIGGIVVLLAGSVAYGVYSTFGSGSKELRDTIDEHAKMHELGIAHGHGGSSEAYEMSGKLQKDQIS, encoded by the coding sequence ATGGAAACCTCAACTACTGATCCGACCTTATTGATGCTCATAGGAGGAATAGTTGTTTTACTAGCTGGCTCAGTAGCCTATGGTGTTTATTCAACATTCGGTTCAGGCTCAAAGGAGCTCAGAGATACCATTGATGAACACGCAAAAATGCATGAATTAGGTATTGCTCATGGACATGGTGGAAGTTCAGAGGCCTATGAGATGTCTGGAAAGCTTCAAAAGGATCAAATTTCGTAA
- a CDS encoding hydantoin utilization protein A: protein MLISTLTGFAAGAVHVVSGADHMVAMAPSSIRKPRVALIDGLAWGIGHSAGVLILSIFGILAKDFIRIELISSYAEFLVGISLLIVGFLAIRTSLKVNIHMHQHMHGDEKPHKHFHFHSPGNKLNKSHTHAATGLGVLHGFAGASHLVAVIPALALPLLGALAYLFAYLLGSVFAMGCVVLGISFATSKANKMFYPFLMRSIGALSIVTGIFWLQKTSILTF from the coding sequence ATGTTGATCAGTACATTAACTGGATTTGCTGCTGGGGCAGTACATGTTGTTAGTGGAGCTGATCATATGGTCGCAATGGCCCCTTCATCAATCCGAAAACCACGAGTAGCTTTGATTGATGGATTAGCATGGGGGATTGGACACTCAGCAGGGGTTTTAATACTTTCAATATTTGGGATTTTAGCTAAGGATTTTATTAGAATTGAATTAATTTCTTCTTATGCAGAGTTTCTTGTTGGTATAAGCCTTTTGATTGTGGGGTTCCTAGCTATAAGGACTTCCTTGAAAGTAAATATTCACATGCATCAGCATATGCATGGAGATGAAAAGCCTCACAAACATTTTCATTTCCATTCACCTGGAAATAAACTTAATAAAAGTCATACTCACGCCGCAACGGGATTAGGAGTTTTGCACGGGTTTGCTGGCGCTAGTCATTTGGTTGCAGTTATTCCTGCATTGGCATTACCTTTGCTTGGAGCGTTGGCTTATTTATTTGCATATTTACTTGGATCAGTCTTCGCAATGGGATGCGTTGTTTTAGGTATATCTTTTGCAACGAGTAAAGCGAATAAAATGTTTTATCCTTTCTTGATGCGATCAATAGGAGCACTATCAATAGTGACAGGAATATTTTGGCTTCAAAAGACTTCGATTCTAACTTTTTAA
- a CDS encoding NifU family protein, whose protein sequence is MSDETLALTTENVEKVLDELRPFLMADGGNVEIAEIDGPIVKVRLQGACGSCPSSTMTLKMGIERKLREMIPEVSEVIQVL, encoded by the coding sequence ATGAGCGACGAAACTCTTGCACTGACCACAGAAAACGTTGAAAAGGTTCTTGATGAATTAAGACCATTTCTCATGGCTGATGGAGGAAATGTAGAGATAGCTGAAATAGATGGGCCAATCGTCAAAGTTAGACTTCAAGGTGCCTGCGGAAGTTGCCCGAGTAGCACAATGACTCTCAAAATGGGTATTGAAAGAAAGCTAAGGGAAATGATTCCAGAGGTTAGCGAAGTAATACAAGTTTTATAA
- a CDS encoding malate:quinone oxidoreductase has protein sequence MFNTSASESENTYDAILVGAGIMSSTLAVLLHELEPDLRLLLVERLSSAGLESSCAKNNAGTGHAANCELNYTPIQEDGSLSTIKAFEINKSFEQSLEFWASLAEKGKLIPKMFLNKLPHISLVFGDKDISLLKKRFSELSSHAAFAQMEFTKDPGELKDWIPLIMDGRKQSEKIAATRIQRGTDIDFGNLTRSYINQLEGVNSIEINFSTNVENLEQDREGDWYLSLKGAKKNRVVRSKFVFLGAGGGALSLLQKSGIPEGLSYAGFPVSGKWLICDEEKSTKTHNAKVYGNAAVGAPPMSVPHLDTRWIEGKRSLLFGPFAGFSSNFLKYGSKLDLFRSIKTTNLFSMLQAGLDNIDLGKYLLNQLIQTNEDRIETLKRFLPMVSPDDWKLSIAGQRVQIIKQTSKGGVLKMGTEVVTSSDGSLAALLGASPGASTAVTIMIEVLNRCWPEKMKSSKWRNKILELFPSFGTDINSNQEALLAIRKRNDFLLKLI, from the coding sequence TTGTTTAATACCAGTGCCTCAGAGTCTGAAAATACTTATGACGCAATATTAGTCGGAGCAGGAATTATGAGCTCAACTCTTGCAGTACTTCTGCATGAGCTTGAACCAGATTTACGATTGCTGCTTGTTGAAAGATTATCTTCTGCTGGTTTGGAAAGTAGTTGCGCCAAGAATAATGCTGGAACAGGACATGCTGCTAACTGTGAGCTTAATTACACTCCAATTCAAGAGGATGGCTCTCTAAGTACCATCAAAGCTTTTGAAATAAATAAATCATTTGAGCAAAGTTTAGAATTTTGGGCATCCTTGGCAGAAAAAGGGAAATTGATACCAAAAATGTTTTTAAATAAGTTGCCACACATCAGCCTTGTTTTTGGAGATAAAGATATTTCTTTGCTTAAAAAAAGGTTTTCTGAACTTAGTTCTCATGCCGCTTTTGCTCAAATGGAATTTACCAAAGATCCTGGAGAATTAAAAGATTGGATTCCATTGATTATGGATGGGAGGAAACAGAGTGAAAAGATTGCTGCGACGAGAATTCAAAGAGGAACTGATATTGATTTTGGGAATTTAACTCGCTCATATATCAATCAACTTGAGGGGGTAAATTCTATTGAGATTAACTTTTCTACTAATGTTGAAAATCTTGAACAAGATAGAGAAGGAGATTGGTATTTATCTTTAAAAGGAGCAAAAAAAAATAGAGTGGTTAGATCAAAGTTTGTTTTCCTTGGGGCAGGAGGAGGAGCTTTATCTCTTTTGCAAAAATCGGGAATTCCAGAAGGCTTGTCATATGCAGGGTTTCCTGTCAGCGGCAAATGGTTGATTTGTGATGAGGAGAAATCAACAAAAACACATAATGCAAAGGTTTATGGAAACGCAGCAGTTGGAGCACCACCAATGTCTGTACCGCATTTAGACACAAGATGGATAGAGGGAAAAAGATCTCTTTTGTTTGGTCCTTTTGCAGGATTTAGTTCGAATTTCTTAAAATATGGATCAAAATTGGATTTGTTTAGATCGATCAAAACAACTAATCTTTTCTCTATGTTGCAAGCAGGATTAGACAATATAGATCTAGGGAAATACTTACTAAATCAATTAATACAAACAAATGAGGATCGAATAGAAACTTTAAAAAGATTTCTTCCTATGGTTTCACCTGATGATTGGAAGCTTTCAATTGCAGGGCAACGGGTTCAAATCATTAAACAAACCTCTAAAGGGGGTGTTTTGAAAATGGGGACAGAAGTTGTTACTTCATCAGATGGATCTTTAGCTGCTCTGCTTGGAGCTTCTCCTGGTGCAAGCACAGCAGTAACAATCATGATTGAAGTTTTAAACCGGTGCTGGCCGGAAAAAATGAAATCAAGTAAATGGAGAAATAAAATCTTAGAGCTTTTTCCCAGTTTTGGGACAGATATTAATTCAAATCAAGAAGCACTTTTGGCAATTCGCAAAAGAAACGATTTCTTACTTAAATTAATTTAA